The following proteins are co-located in the Bradyrhizobium sp. AZCC 2176 genome:
- a CDS encoding efflux RND transporter periplasmic adaptor subunit, which translates to MGFLSACEQNTFVPPPPPKVDVAVPVQRPFTRYLETTGNTAAIKNVDLVARVQGFLQSINYKDGAFVKEGTSLFTIEPDTYKLKLDQAQAAESGAQASVRQTEADFKRQQELVQRQAVSQATLDNSTSARDNAQANLLQAQVNTKIAAVNYGYTNVTAPFDGVVSAHLVSVGELVGASSPTQLATIVALDPIYVNFNVNEQDVLRIREEARRRGMTPDDLRQLPVEVGLQTETGFPHQGKLDYAAATLNQSTGTLPVRGVLPNSDRVLLPGFFVRVRVPMDQVQNALFVPDVALGSDQSGRYLLVVNGENIVEQRKVRIGPLEGELRVIEEGLKADDRVITAGLLRAIPGQKVDPQLKTVEAQPASAR; encoded by the coding sequence ATGGGCTTCTTAAGTGCCTGCGAACAAAATACTTTCGTCCCACCACCGCCGCCGAAAGTCGATGTCGCGGTGCCGGTGCAGCGGCCTTTCACGCGCTATCTGGAAACGACCGGCAATACCGCCGCGATCAAGAATGTCGATCTGGTCGCGCGCGTGCAGGGCTTTCTGCAATCGATCAACTACAAGGACGGCGCCTTCGTGAAGGAGGGCACCTCCCTGTTCACGATCGAGCCTGACACCTACAAGCTGAAGCTCGATCAGGCGCAGGCTGCGGAAAGCGGCGCGCAGGCATCGGTGAGACAGACCGAGGCGGACTTCAAGCGCCAACAGGAGCTGGTGCAGCGGCAAGCCGTTTCCCAGGCCACGCTGGACAATTCCACCTCCGCCCGCGACAACGCGCAGGCGAACCTGCTGCAGGCCCAGGTCAATACCAAGATCGCGGCGGTCAATTACGGTTATACCAACGTGACCGCGCCGTTTGACGGCGTCGTCAGCGCGCATCTCGTTTCCGTCGGCGAACTCGTCGGCGCCTCGTCGCCGACACAACTCGCCACCATTGTGGCGCTCGATCCCATCTATGTGAATTTCAACGTCAACGAACAGGACGTGCTGCGGATCCGGGAGGAAGCTCGCCGACGCGGGATGACGCCGGACGATCTCAGGCAGTTGCCGGTCGAGGTCGGATTGCAGACCGAAACCGGCTTTCCGCACCAGGGCAAGCTCGACTACGCCGCGGCGACGCTGAACCAGTCGACCGGTACGCTTCCGGTGCGCGGCGTGCTGCCCAATTCGGACCGCGTCCTGCTGCCGGGTTTCTTCGTACGCGTCCGCGTCCCCATGGACCAGGTGCAGAACGCGCTGTTCGTGCCTGATGTTGCGCTGGGCAGCGATCAGTCCGGACGTTACCTGCTGGTCGTTAACGGCGAGAATATCGTCGAGCAGCGCAAGGTTCGAATTGGGCCGCTGGAAGGCGAACTGCGCGTGATCGAGGAGGGGCTCAAGGCCGACGACCGGGTGATTACCGCCGGGCTGTTGCGCGCGATTCCCGGTCAGAAGGTCGATCCGCAACTGAAGACAGTCGAAGCGCAACCGGCGTCGGCCAGATAG
- a CDS encoding NADP-dependent oxidoreductase: MSDTVNRQILLVEKPAGKLGPEHFKMVNGKVPEPKDGEVLVKARYISLDAANRAWMHGATYRAAVEANTVMAGGSIAEVVSSRAPGLAPGDIVFGDTGWQDYAAVPAKHLTKMPRMEPMTHLLSVYGIAGLTAYFGLLHVGKPREGETVVLSAAAGSVGSIVGQIAKIKGCNVIGIAGGKDKCQWLTSELGFDAAVDYKDGATFKALRAAAPKGIDVYFDNVGGDILEACLSLMNNRGRIACCGAISQYDGVPSAHGPRGVPGLIVVKRLIMQGFIVMDYMDQSAAALADLQSWVASGKLKVQEDVIDGIENTPKALIGLLAGENRGKRMVRV, from the coding sequence ATGAGCGACACGGTCAATCGTCAAATCCTGCTGGTCGAGAAGCCGGCCGGCAAGCTCGGCCCCGAGCATTTCAAAATGGTCAACGGGAAGGTGCCCGAGCCGAAGGACGGAGAGGTGCTGGTGAAGGCGCGCTATATCTCGCTCGATGCCGCCAACCGGGCGTGGATGCACGGCGCCACCTATCGCGCCGCCGTCGAGGCCAACACCGTGATGGCCGGCGGCAGCATCGCTGAGGTCGTTTCCTCGAGGGCGCCCGGACTTGCCCCTGGAGATATCGTGTTCGGCGACACCGGCTGGCAGGACTACGCTGCCGTACCGGCAAAACATCTCACGAAGATGCCGAGGATGGAACCGATGACGCATCTGCTCAGCGTCTACGGCATCGCCGGCCTCACCGCTTATTTCGGTCTCCTGCACGTCGGCAAGCCCAGGGAAGGCGAGACTGTCGTGTTGTCGGCAGCCGCCGGTTCGGTCGGATCGATCGTCGGGCAGATCGCCAAGATCAAGGGCTGCAACGTCATCGGCATTGCCGGCGGCAAGGACAAGTGCCAGTGGCTGACCTCCGAACTCGGCTTCGACGCCGCGGTCGATTACAAGGACGGCGCGACCTTCAAGGCGCTTCGCGCTGCGGCCCCCAAGGGCATCGACGTCTATTTCGACAATGTCGGCGGCGACATTCTCGAAGCCTGCCTCTCGCTGATGAACAACCGCGGCCGCATCGCCTGCTGCGGCGCGATCTCGCAATATGACGGCGTTCCATCCGCCCACGGCCCTCGCGGCGTGCCCGGCCTGATCGTGGTGAAACGCCTTATCATGCAAGGCTTCATCGTGATGGATTATATGGACCAGAGCGCCGCGGCGCTCGCCGACCTGCAGTCCTGGGTCGCCTCAGGCAAATTGAAAGTGCAGGAAGACGTGATCGACGGGATCGAGAACACACCGAAAGCGTTGATCGGCCTGCTCGCCGGCGAGAACCGCGGCAAACGGATGGTGAGGGTGTAG
- a CDS encoding amino acid ABC transporter substrate-binding protein, which produces MLLAACLLATPASAQTASEGLSPTLANIKRTHTVRLGYRESSPPFSFLDHSNRPIGYSLELCEAIVEEIGVEVDDANLKVEYVKVTSDDRIPAVTENKIDLECGSTTANAERARLVAFSPLIFVAGTKLMVPKASSISAPTDLKGKTVVVTKGTTNEQAMHTIDKKFSLGLNIVTAPDHEQSYRMLADGKADAFATDDILLHGLIARHKAQAYFKVIGEYLSYDPYGIMFRKGEPQMKAVVERTFQKLGSGRDLIPLYNKWFVARLPTGEKLGVSISPQLEEAFKVLDGTQGNN; this is translated from the coding sequence ATGCTGCTGGCCGCCTGCCTGCTGGCCACGCCGGCGTCCGCCCAGACCGCCAGCGAAGGGCTCAGCCCGACGCTTGCCAACATCAAGCGGACGCATACCGTGCGTCTCGGCTATCGCGAGAGCTCGCCGCCGTTCTCGTTCTTGGACCACTCCAACCGTCCGATCGGCTACAGCCTCGAACTCTGCGAGGCGATCGTCGAGGAGATTGGCGTCGAGGTCGACGACGCCAACCTCAAGGTCGAATACGTCAAGGTCACCTCGGACGACCGCATTCCGGCGGTGACGGAGAACAAGATTGATCTCGAATGCGGGTCGACCACGGCCAATGCCGAGCGCGCCAGGCTGGTGGCGTTCTCGCCGCTGATATTCGTGGCCGGCACCAAGCTGATGGTGCCCAAAGCGTCTTCGATCTCGGCGCCCACCGATCTGAAGGGCAAGACCGTGGTGGTGACCAAAGGCACCACCAACGAGCAGGCGATGCACACCATCGACAAGAAGTTTTCGCTCGGGCTGAACATCGTAACCGCGCCGGATCACGAACAATCCTACCGGATGCTGGCGGACGGCAAGGCCGACGCGTTCGCGACCGATGATATCCTGCTCCATGGCCTGATCGCGCGGCACAAGGCGCAGGCCTACTTCAAGGTCATCGGCGAGTATCTGTCCTACGATCCCTACGGCATCATGTTCCGCAAGGGCGAGCCGCAGATGAAAGCTGTGGTCGAGCGCACCTTCCAGAAGCTTGGCTCGGGCCGTGATCTGATTCCGCTCTACAACAAATGGTTCGTCGCGCGGTTGCCGACTGGCGAGAAGCTTGGCGTCTCGATCTCGCCGCAACTCGAGGAAGCCTTCAAGGTGCTCGACGGGACGCAGGGGAACAATTAG
- a CDS encoding dicarboxylate/amino acid:cation symporter produces the protein MSSRFTQLILIAMALGIVMGTVVFNYMPDSRVEIASSVNLIAMLFLRLIKMIIAPLVFATLVGGIAHMGSGSKLGRVFAKTMGWFVSASFVSLLLGLVMVNLLQPGANFPGTLPDKTQSTGLPVSAFSIEKFLTHLIPTSIADAMAQNEILQIVVFAVFFAVALGALPDRAKPILGLIDDLAHIMLKVTGYVMLFAPIAVWAAIMATVSKNGLGVLWKLIVFMGGFYLSLLILWVILVVVGFIVIGPRYNHLLRLIREPLMIAFSTASSEAAYPKTLEGLNRFGASSRISAFVLPLGYSFNLDGTMMYCTFASVFIAQTYQIDMSLGTQLAMLATLMITSKGVAGVPRASLVVIASTLSQFGIPEAGLLMIMGIDTFLDMGRSATNVIGNSLATAVVAKWEGELKPEHELGPDDVVPDDVVPGDPVAAH, from the coding sequence ATGTCCAGCAGGTTCACGCAACTCATCCTGATCGCGATGGCGCTTGGCATCGTCATGGGGACGGTGGTCTTCAACTATATGCCCGACAGCCGCGTCGAGATCGCGTCATCGGTAAACTTGATCGCCATGCTGTTCCTGCGGCTGATCAAGATGATCATCGCGCCGCTGGTGTTTGCGACCCTTGTCGGCGGCATCGCGCATATGGGCTCCGGCTCGAAGCTGGGCCGCGTGTTCGCCAAGACGATGGGCTGGTTCGTCAGCGCCTCCTTTGTCTCGCTGCTGCTCGGCCTGGTGATGGTCAATTTGCTGCAGCCCGGCGCCAACTTTCCCGGCACGCTGCCTGACAAGACACAGTCGACCGGCCTGCCGGTCTCGGCCTTCTCGATCGAAAAGTTCCTGACGCATCTGATCCCGACCTCGATCGCGGACGCGATGGCGCAGAACGAAATCCTGCAGATCGTGGTGTTCGCCGTGTTCTTCGCGGTCGCGCTCGGCGCGTTGCCGGATCGCGCCAAGCCGATTCTCGGGCTGATCGACGACCTCGCCCACATCATGCTGAAAGTCACCGGCTATGTGATGCTGTTCGCGCCGATCGCGGTATGGGCCGCGATCATGGCCACCGTGTCGAAGAACGGCCTCGGCGTGCTGTGGAAGCTGATCGTGTTCATGGGCGGCTTCTATCTGTCGCTCCTGATCCTGTGGGTCATCCTGGTCGTGGTCGGCTTCATCGTGATCGGGCCGAGATACAACCATCTCCTGCGCTTGATCCGCGAGCCGCTGATGATCGCGTTCTCGACCGCGTCGTCGGAGGCCGCTTATCCGAAGACGTTGGAGGGCCTCAACCGCTTCGGCGCCTCGTCGCGGATTTCCGCCTTCGTGCTGCCGCTCGGCTACTCGTTCAACCTCGACGGCACGATGATGTATTGTACCTTTGCCAGCGTCTTCATCGCGCAGACCTACCAAATCGACATGTCGCTCGGCACGCAGTTGGCGATGCTGGCAACGCTGATGATCACCTCAAAGGGCGTTGCCGGCGTGCCGCGGGCGTCGCTGGTGGTGATCGCCTCGACACTCAGCCAGTTCGGCATTCCCGAGGCTGGCCTGCTGATGATCATGGGCATCGACACGTTCCTCGATATGGGACGCAGCGCCACCAACGTGATCGGCAATTCGCTGGCGACCGCCGTGGTCGCGAAATGGGAAGGCGAGCTGAAGCCGGAGCACGAGCTCGGACCGGATGACGTCGTTCCCGACGATGTGGTTCCGGGTGATCCGGTGGCCGCTCATTGA
- a CDS encoding efflux RND transporter permease subunit: protein MISKFFIERPVLSNVIAILMILIGGVSLFRLAVAQYPDVVPPTVQVTTRYPGASAKTVVDTVALPIEQQVNGVEDMLYMQSYSGADGSYSLTVTFKIGTDLNFAQVLVQNRVSSALAQLPQSVQNQGVTVQKKSTAILLFVTLTSPKATYDSLFLSNYATINIRDELSRLPGVGNVTVFGAGQYSMRVWLDPNKLQARNLMPQDVISAIQQQSQQVTAGQVGAPPAPSGQAFQYTLNVSGRLDDTSEFENVIVKTGNSGDVTRVRDVGWVELGAQTYSQIFSLNNKPATGIGVFQSPGANALEVEQAVKKKMEVLAKAFPQDVVYDAPFDTTKFVTESINEVYKTLIEAGLLVLIVILIFLQDWRAMLVPATTVPVTIIGAFAAMAALGFTVNISTLFAIVLAIGIVVDDAIVVVEGAAHNIEKGMSGHDAAISAMDALFAPIIGITLVLISVFLPSAFLPGLTGRMYSQFALVIAATALLSAVNAATLKPTQCALWLRRPVPPEQRNFFYRGFNAVYNRVEAAYSRLIGGLVAHSNVSVICALILIAIGGYGLSRVPTGFIPIEDQGYLLVAVQLPDGAALDRTQRVLTRVSEITGKSAGVEQVITIAGISALDNSSSLANAGVAYLILKEWSARGEGEDLRSLFVGLNEKLSVIKEARILVVPPPPIQGIGNAAGFAMQVQLRDGNSDFSKLQAITGAVVSNASTQSALQRVSSPFRSMVPQFDVEVDRVKAQTMHVTTDQIFSTLSSYMGSSYVNQFNKFGRTFQVYAQGDAQFRLTPRDIEKLTVRNSQGDMIPLGAVAKITSAVGPSLISLYNLYPSATIIGLPATGYSSGQSMNLMEEIAAKTLPPGTGFEWTAMSYQEKVVGGQIYWAFGLALLLVYLVLAGQYESWYAPVSVILAVPLSLLGPMAVLTGLRIENNLYTQIGIILLIALSAKNAILIVEVALELHVRDRKPLLESAIEAARARFRPILMTSFAFILGVVPLVLATGAGANARKSIGITVFSGMLASTCLAVLFVPTFFVVVQRFENWLKERKAKQAGAQAAGVAH from the coding sequence ATGATTTCAAAATTTTTCATCGAGCGACCGGTTCTTTCCAACGTCATCGCGATCCTGATGATCCTGATCGGCGGCGTCAGCCTGTTCCGGCTCGCCGTCGCGCAATATCCCGACGTCGTGCCGCCGACGGTGCAGGTGACGACCCGCTATCCCGGCGCCAGCGCGAAAACCGTGGTCGACACGGTGGCGCTGCCGATCGAGCAGCAGGTCAATGGCGTCGAGGACATGCTCTACATGCAGTCCTATAGCGGCGCCGACGGCTCCTATTCACTGACGGTGACGTTCAAGATCGGCACTGACCTCAACTTCGCGCAGGTGCTGGTGCAGAACCGGGTCTCGAGCGCGCTCGCGCAACTGCCGCAATCAGTGCAGAACCAGGGCGTCACCGTGCAAAAGAAGTCGACGGCGATCCTGCTGTTCGTGACGTTGACGTCGCCGAAAGCGACCTATGACAGCCTGTTCCTGTCGAACTACGCCACCATCAATATCCGCGACGAGCTGTCGCGTCTGCCCGGCGTCGGCAACGTCACGGTATTCGGCGCCGGCCAGTATTCGATGCGGGTCTGGCTCGATCCGAACAAGCTGCAGGCGCGCAACCTGATGCCGCAGGACGTCATCTCGGCGATCCAGCAACAGAGCCAGCAGGTCACCGCGGGCCAGGTCGGCGCGCCGCCGGCGCCTTCAGGGCAGGCGTTCCAATATACGCTGAACGTCAGCGGGCGGCTCGACGATACCAGCGAGTTCGAGAACGTGATCGTCAAGACCGGCAATAGCGGCGACGTCACGCGTGTGCGCGACGTCGGCTGGGTCGAGCTCGGTGCCCAGACCTACAGCCAGATCTTCTCGCTCAACAACAAGCCGGCCACCGGCATCGGCGTGTTCCAGTCGCCCGGCGCCAATGCGCTGGAGGTAGAGCAGGCGGTCAAGAAGAAGATGGAGGTGCTGGCGAAGGCGTTTCCGCAGGACGTGGTCTACGACGCGCCGTTCGATACCACCAAATTCGTCACCGAATCGATCAACGAGGTCTACAAGACGCTGATCGAGGCCGGCCTCCTCGTGCTGATCGTGATCCTGATCTTCCTGCAGGACTGGCGCGCGATGCTGGTGCCGGCGACCACGGTGCCGGTGACTATCATCGGTGCCTTCGCGGCGATGGCGGCGCTCGGCTTCACCGTCAATATCTCGACGTTGTTTGCGATCGTGCTCGCGATCGGCATCGTGGTGGATGACGCCATCGTCGTGGTGGAAGGCGCGGCGCACAATATCGAGAAGGGGATGTCAGGCCATGACGCGGCGATCAGCGCCATGGACGCGCTGTTTGCGCCGATCATCGGCATCACGCTGGTGCTGATCTCGGTGTTCCTGCCGTCGGCCTTCCTGCCGGGACTGACCGGCCGGATGTATTCGCAGTTCGCACTGGTCATCGCTGCGACGGCGCTGCTGAGTGCCGTCAACGCCGCGACATTGAAGCCGACCCAGTGTGCGCTATGGCTGCGCCGTCCGGTGCCGCCGGAACAGCGCAACTTCTTCTACCGCGGCTTCAATGCGGTCTATAACCGCGTCGAGGCCGCCTATAGCCGGCTGATCGGCGGGCTGGTCGCGCACAGCAATGTTTCTGTCATCTGTGCGCTGATCCTGATCGCGATCGGTGGTTACGGCCTGTCGCGGGTGCCGACCGGCTTCATTCCGATCGAGGACCAGGGCTATCTCCTGGTGGCCGTGCAACTGCCCGATGGGGCTGCGCTGGATCGAACCCAGCGCGTGCTGACGCGGGTTAGCGAAATCACCGGCAAGTCGGCAGGCGTCGAGCAGGTGATCACCATTGCCGGCATCTCTGCACTGGACAATTCTTCCAGCCTCGCCAATGCCGGCGTGGCTTATCTGATCCTGAAGGAATGGAGCGCGCGCGGCGAGGGCGAGGATCTGCGATCGCTGTTCGTCGGCCTGAACGAAAAACTGTCAGTGATCAAGGAAGCGCGGATCCTGGTGGTCCCGCCGCCGCCGATCCAGGGCATCGGCAACGCCGCCGGCTTTGCGATGCAGGTCCAGCTCCGCGACGGCAATTCCGATTTCAGCAAGCTGCAAGCCATCACCGGCGCTGTGGTTTCCAATGCGTCGACGCAGAGCGCGCTGCAGCGGGTCAGCTCGCCGTTCCGTTCGATGGTGCCGCAGTTCGACGTCGAGGTGGACCGGGTCAAGGCCCAAACCATGCACGTCACCACCGACCAGATCTTCTCGACACTGTCGTCTTACATGGGGTCGAGCTACGTTAACCAGTTCAACAAGTTCGGCCGTACCTTCCAGGTCTATGCACAGGGAGACGCGCAGTTCCGCCTGACGCCGCGCGACATCGAAAAGCTGACGGTGCGCAACAGTCAGGGCGACATGATCCCGCTCGGCGCGGTGGCGAAGATCACGTCCGCCGTCGGCCCGTCGCTGATCAGCCTGTACAACCTCTATCCGTCGGCGACCATCATCGGCCTGCCGGCCACGGGTTACAGTTCCGGCCAGTCGATGAATCTGATGGAAGAGATCGCCGCAAAGACGCTGCCGCCGGGCACCGGTTTCGAGTGGACGGCGATGTCGTACCAGGAGAAGGTCGTCGGCGGTCAGATCTACTGGGCGTTCGGCCTTGCCCTGCTGCTGGTGTATCTCGTGCTGGCTGGACAATATGAGAGCTGGTACGCGCCGGTCTCGGTAATCCTCGCGGTGCCGTTGTCGCTGCTCGGCCCGATGGCGGTGCTGACGGGACTAAGAATCGAGAACAATCTCTATACCCAGATCGGCATCATTCTGCTGATCGCGCTATCGGCCAAGAACGCCATCCTGATCGTCGAGGTGGCGCTCGAGTTACACGTGCGCGACCGCAAGCCGCTGTTGGAATCCGCGATCGAGGCGGCGCGTGCCCGGTTCCGGCCGATCCTGATGACGTCGTTCGCCTTCATCCTCGGCGTCGTCCCGCTGGTGCTCGCCACGGGCGCCGGCGCCAATGCGCGGAAGTCGATCGGCATCACGGTGTTCTCGGGCATGCTGGCCTCGACGTGCCTGGCCGTGCTGTTCGTGCCGACCTTCTTTGTCGTGGTGCAGCGGTTCGAGAACTGGCTCAAGGAGCGCAAGGCGAAGCAGGCAGGGGCGCAGGCGGCAGGTGTAGCGCATTAG